A region of Planococcus sp. MSAK28401 DNA encodes the following proteins:
- a CDS encoding ABC transporter ATP-binding protein: MFVAIEDVSFSYPNTQAPALDRFTLDIKKGEVISILGRSGSGKSTILRLLAGLERPKNGRLVIQDETLFDDKTFLQPEKRGIGMVFQDYALFPHMTVAANIMFGLSGMKKADKKRRMHEMLELVELQEYEKRYPHQLSGGQQQRVAIARAIAPNPHLILLDEPFSNLDAELQGKIRKDLREILKKANITSIFVTHDEKDAHILADRIVKLKDGKMDFVGRPCDMLDTFRQEAIAESEEVLKSQPVVNV; this comes from the coding sequence ATGTTTGTCGCCATTGAAGATGTGAGTTTTTCCTATCCGAATACACAGGCCCCTGCACTTGATCGATTCACGCTGGACATTAAAAAAGGTGAGGTCATTTCGATCCTCGGCCGCAGCGGCAGCGGAAAAAGCACGATTTTGCGCTTGCTCGCTGGGCTTGAACGGCCGAAAAATGGACGCCTGGTCATCCAGGACGAAACCTTGTTCGACGACAAGACATTTTTGCAGCCTGAAAAACGCGGCATCGGCATGGTCTTCCAGGACTACGCTTTGTTCCCGCATATGACGGTTGCTGCGAATATCATGTTCGGCTTGTCAGGCATGAAAAAAGCCGATAAGAAGAGACGCATGCATGAAATGCTCGAGTTGGTCGAATTGCAGGAGTACGAAAAACGTTATCCGCATCAATTGAGCGGCGGCCAGCAGCAGCGTGTGGCAATTGCCCGCGCGATTGCGCCGAACCCTCATTTGATTCTGCTGGATGAACCGTTCAGTAATTTGGATGCCGAGCTGCAAGGAAAAATTCGCAAAGATCTTCGGGAGATTTTGAAAAAGGCGAACATCACCTCCATCTTCGTAACACACGATGAAAAAGACGCGCATATCCTTGCCGACCGCATTGTGAAATTGAAAGACGGCAAAATGGATTTTGTCGGGCGCCCGTGCGATATGCTCGATACGTTCCGCCAAGAAGCCATTGCCGAATCCGAAGAAGTATTGAAATCCCAACCCGTCGTCAATGTATAA
- a CDS encoding ribonucleotide-diphosphate reductase subunit beta: MRSMQTLTKQPLMDPDAPNRSTAIVGGASSGLLNWNDIAHPHMYDLYQALLANFWKAQEINMQDDIKNWDSLSDTEKGVFLRINTQLASLDSLQTPTMTQVMDYVSDSSFKSIFAVIAQQEAVHTESYSYVLSSLVPLDEQNRRFDEAKNDPLVRKRNARILSAYEAFRNEPDLKNLLKLAVNSINLEGIYFYAGFAFFYHLARQQKMLKTSTMISYIQRDEMQHAYFVSQFIRILIAENPELATDDMNDWIRDEVAHAVELEKEWAQHILGEIDGLDLDEFNEYVEYLANKRLRQIGLGNLYETRDNPMPWIRVFGDDMMNSTKSDFFEQKSRAYTKVSESNGFDEL, from the coding sequence ATGAGGAGTATGCAAACTTTAACGAAACAACCATTGATGGATCCGGATGCACCGAACCGCTCGACCGCCATTGTCGGCGGGGCGAGCTCCGGCTTGCTCAATTGGAACGACATCGCCCATCCGCATATGTATGACTTGTACCAAGCGCTACTCGCGAACTTCTGGAAAGCGCAGGAAATCAATATGCAGGATGACATCAAAAACTGGGACTCACTATCGGATACCGAGAAAGGCGTCTTTTTGCGCATCAACACGCAGCTCGCGTCTCTTGACAGCCTGCAGACGCCGACGATGACCCAAGTAATGGACTATGTCAGCGATTCAAGCTTCAAGTCGATTTTTGCCGTCATCGCCCAGCAGGAAGCAGTCCATACCGAATCATATTCTTACGTGCTCAGCTCACTCGTGCCGCTCGATGAACAAAACCGGCGCTTTGATGAAGCGAAGAACGACCCGCTCGTCAGAAAGCGCAACGCACGGATCTTGTCTGCGTACGAAGCGTTCCGCAACGAGCCTGATTTGAAAAACTTATTGAAGCTTGCGGTCAATTCGATCAACTTGGAAGGCATTTATTTCTATGCGGGTTTTGCGTTTTTTTACCACCTTGCGCGCCAGCAGAAAATGCTCAAGACCAGCACGATGATCAGTTATATCCAGCGCGACGAAATGCAGCACGCCTATTTCGTTTCCCAGTTTATCCGCATCCTGATTGCAGAAAACCCGGAACTCGCGACAGATGACATGAACGACTGGATCCGCGATGAAGTGGCGCATGCAGTGGAACTCGAAAAAGAATGGGCCCAGCATATCCTCGGGGAAATCGACGGCCTGGATCTCGATGAGTTCAACGAATACGTCGAGTATTTGGCCAACAAGCGGCTGCGTCAAATCGGGCTCGGCAACCTCTATGAAACGCGCGACAACCCGATGCCATGGATCCGTGTCTTCGGCGATGATATGATGAACAGCACGAAGTCGGATTTCTTCGAACAGAAATCGCGCGCCTATACGAAAGTATCGGAGTCGAACGGCTTTGACGAATTATAA
- a CDS encoding flavodoxin domain-containing protein, translated as MTNYKPNVAIVYASATGHTECLARMVLDAFVRQGLQPDVFRVKEFNLAELSRYDIVLVGTYTWMNGEIPKQLHGLFEAMEQQDKTPITGVFGTGDRCFATYCGAVDLFRDMLHAKTILAATLKVEQMPSADDRPRCDAFAKSVLMKYSHHPGLLSAANS; from the coding sequence TTGACGAATTATAAACCGAACGTCGCAATTGTCTATGCTTCTGCGACGGGGCATACCGAATGCCTCGCCCGTATGGTACTGGATGCATTCGTGCGGCAGGGGCTGCAGCCGGATGTTTTTCGAGTGAAAGAATTCAATCTTGCTGAACTATCTCGTTACGATATAGTTTTGGTCGGGACGTATACGTGGATGAACGGGGAAATCCCGAAGCAGCTGCACGGCTTGTTCGAAGCGATGGAACAGCAGGACAAGACGCCCATCACAGGCGTATTCGGCACAGGCGACCGCTGCTTTGCGACGTATTGCGGCGCGGTGGATCTGTTTCGGGACATGCTTCATGCGAAAACGATCTTAGCCGCAACGCTCAAAGTCGAACAGATGCCATCAGCGGATGACCGCCCGCGCTGTGACGCATTCGCGAAAAGCGTGCTGATGAAATACAGTCACCACCCAGGCCTTCTGTCGGCGGCTAACTCTTGA
- the pabB gene encoding aminodeoxychorismate synthase component I produces the protein MAPYLQFDFAKDDGTPETIAFSEPHAVLEAKSLKDVAGVFEQVDHYTSRGYYAAGYVSYEAAPAFHPEMAVRDGVEMPLVWFGIYSKTQAPKPSSEGNYEVSDWTLEGSVAEYKNGIRKIRQAIEEGDTYQVNYTERLTAGFKGDAKAFYRQLARNQQADYSAYLDIGRHQILSASPELFFRIDGSHIRTKPMKGTAPRGRTNWEDEAILDVLLDSEKERAENLMIVDLLRNDMSRLAKRGTVQVPKLFEAEKYPTVHQLTSTVEAELPEGLSVFDWFQALFPCGSITGAPKVSTMRYIAELEQTPREVYCGAIGYITPEKNAIFNVPIRTVVIDQDKSAARYGVGGGITWDSTSEGEYEELLTKARVLTDQRPEFALLESLKLEDGNYPLVALHLTRLKKSAAYFRFALDEEVVAKQLESLASQHATGLFKVRLTLERSGKMELTAQPAARIEQPIRCTLAKSPVDNRNAFLYHKTTNRGIYEQHQQQAPDAFSVLLWNDREELTEFTIGNLVAEKDGRFYTPPVSSGLLGGTYREQLIEEGRIEPKVLKKDELDTFDAIWFINSVRGWMKVELEDIH, from the coding sequence ATGGCCCCTTATCTGCAGTTTGATTTTGCGAAAGACGACGGAACACCGGAAACGATCGCTTTTTCCGAGCCGCACGCGGTGCTTGAAGCGAAGTCGCTGAAGGATGTGGCAGGCGTTTTTGAACAAGTCGACCATTACACATCACGGGGCTATTACGCGGCGGGTTATGTATCCTACGAAGCAGCGCCTGCTTTTCATCCGGAAATGGCCGTTCGCGACGGTGTTGAAATGCCGCTTGTATGGTTCGGCATCTATAGCAAAACACAAGCGCCAAAACCTTCAAGCGAAGGGAATTATGAAGTATCGGACTGGACCCTTGAAGGCTCCGTTGCTGAGTACAAGAACGGCATCCGGAAAATCCGCCAGGCCATCGAAGAAGGCGATACCTATCAAGTGAATTACACGGAACGCCTCACTGCAGGATTCAAAGGCGATGCAAAAGCATTTTACCGGCAGCTTGCACGCAACCAGCAAGCGGATTACAGTGCTTACTTAGACATCGGTCGCCATCAGATTTTATCGGCATCGCCGGAACTGTTCTTTCGCATCGACGGTTCACACATCCGTACGAAACCGATGAAAGGCACTGCTCCGCGCGGCAGGACGAACTGGGAAGATGAGGCTATTTTGGATGTACTGCTCGATTCGGAAAAAGAACGCGCCGAGAACTTGATGATTGTCGATCTATTGCGAAACGATATGAGCCGCCTTGCCAAGCGGGGGACGGTCCAAGTGCCGAAGCTGTTTGAAGCGGAGAAATACCCGACCGTCCATCAGCTCACCTCAACGGTGGAAGCTGAATTGCCGGAAGGACTCAGCGTATTCGACTGGTTCCAGGCATTGTTTCCGTGCGGTTCGATCACCGGCGCGCCGAAAGTCAGCACGATGCGCTATATCGCCGAACTTGAACAGACGCCGCGGGAAGTCTATTGCGGCGCAATCGGCTATATCACGCCTGAAAAGAACGCCATCTTCAATGTGCCGATCCGCACCGTCGTCATCGATCAGGATAAATCTGCTGCGCGCTACGGTGTAGGCGGCGGCATCACCTGGGATTCAACATCCGAAGGCGAGTACGAGGAGCTTTTGACGAAAGCCCGCGTGCTGACCGACCAGCGTCCGGAATTCGCCTTGCTCGAATCGCTTAAGCTAGAAGACGGGAACTATCCGCTGGTCGCGCTTCACCTCACACGGCTGAAAAAAAGCGCGGCATATTTCCGTTTTGCATTGGATGAAGAAGTTGTGGCGAAACAATTGGAATCGCTTGCTTCACAGCATGCGACAGGCCTTTTCAAAGTCCGCCTGACGCTTGAGCGCAGCGGCAAGATGGAGCTGACTGCACAGCCGGCAGCCCGAATCGAGCAGCCGATCCGCTGTACGCTCGCCAAATCGCCAGTCGACAACCGAAATGCATTTCTCTATCACAAAACGACCAACCGCGGCATCTATGAACAGCACCAACAGCAAGCACCTGACGCTTTTTCCGTGTTGTTATGGAATGACCGTGAGGAATTGACCGAGTTCACCATCGGCAACCTGGTCGCAGAAAAAGACGGCCGTTTCTACACGCCGCCCGTCTCAAGCGGCCTGCTTGGCGGCACCTACCGCGAACAGCTCATTGAAGAAGGGCGAATTGAACCAAAAGTGCTGAAGAAAGACGAGCTCGACACATTCGACGCCATCTGGTTCATCAATAGCGTCCGGGGATGGATGAAAGTGGAACTTGAAGACATTCATTAA
- a CDS encoding inner-membrane translocator, giving the protein MDVLMYLFLAALLVPVNIFLIKWHRSGRFPLWATGILLAVFGIGLGYAARFLLVDIWATGQGGAIMAAFIGLVVLANGVIHFVIGLILAIVKLVANKRARA; this is encoded by the coding sequence ATGGATGTATTGATGTATTTATTTCTTGCGGCATTGTTGGTCCCGGTAAATATATTTCTCATAAAATGGCACAGAAGCGGAAGATTTCCGCTCTGGGCTACGGGCATATTATTGGCCGTTTTCGGCATTGGACTTGGCTATGCCGCCCGTTTCCTGCTGGTTGATATCTGGGCTACCGGTCAAGGAGGCGCTATAATGGCTGCGTTCATAGGTCTCGTTGTACTGGCCAATGGCGTGATCCATTTCGTGATCGGGCTGATATTGGCTATCGTAAAACTAGTTGCCAACAAGCGTGCGCGAGCATAA
- a CDS encoding anthranilate synthase component II, with product MIAIIDHYDSFTYNLVHYFERLGARVEVFQNDQAALRDIEALSPELIVLSPGPGKPLQPGVGTKVLEQLSGNVPILGVCLGHQSIVEFYGGKVRKGAQPVHGKVSEVAHSGQGVFAGLISPTPVVRYHSLVAEIDTLPGIFEVTATAEDGSIMGVRHKELPVEGIQFHPESILTKDGFQMLATAYQNAQLWNREKKGGAHDGPLSAV from the coding sequence GTGATTGCCATCATCGATCATTATGATTCATTTACATATAATCTGGTCCATTATTTCGAGCGGCTCGGTGCGCGTGTGGAAGTTTTCCAGAATGACCAGGCCGCGCTCCGGGACATCGAAGCCTTATCGCCGGAACTGATTGTGCTGTCGCCAGGGCCGGGCAAGCCTTTACAGCCGGGCGTCGGAACCAAAGTGCTCGAACAGCTCAGCGGGAACGTGCCGATACTCGGCGTGTGCTTGGGCCACCAAAGTATCGTCGAGTTTTACGGCGGGAAAGTCCGTAAAGGCGCACAGCCTGTACACGGCAAGGTATCGGAAGTGGCGCACTCCGGACAGGGCGTTTTTGCGGGATTGATTTCACCGACGCCGGTCGTACGTTATCATTCGCTCGTAGCGGAAATCGATACGCTGCCAGGAATTTTCGAAGTGACGGCAACAGCAGAAGATGGCAGCATTATGGGCGTGCGCCATAAGGAATTACCGGTTGAAGGCATCCAGTTCCATCCTGAATCAATTTTGACGAAGGATGGGTTTCAGATGCTCGCGACCGCTTATCAGAACGCCCAATTATGGAATCGTGAAAAGAAAGGAGGCGCACACGATGGCCCCTTATCTGCAGTTTGA
- a CDS encoding DUF1259 domain-containing protein, which translates to MKIEHTIMDLAQQVGNLLEAETETTDMECLIKKNRIVTIQLHDKNFDCTLEHDISFRNLKSDGSAENKADIYLLPEEVPLFTQALQQYPIALPTEFEQSIDSNPNIVCLRLIAEEPPENFAARLAAALRQID; encoded by the coding sequence ATGAAAATCGAACACACTATCATGGACCTGGCACAACAGGTCGGTAACTTGCTTGAGGCTGAAACCGAGACCACGGACATGGAATGCCTGATCAAGAAAAACCGGATCGTAACCATTCAATTGCATGATAAAAATTTTGATTGCACACTGGAACACGATATATCGTTTCGAAACCTGAAATCCGATGGCTCTGCCGAGAACAAAGCAGACATTTACCTGCTCCCTGAAGAAGTGCCGTTATTTACGCAAGCCTTGCAGCAATACCCGATAGCCTTGCCGACAGAATTTGAGCAAAGCATCGACTCGAATCCGAATATTGTGTGCCTGCGCCTAATTGCAGAGGAACCGCCGGAGAATTTCGCCGCACGGCTCGCTGCTGCATTGCGCCAGATCGATTAA